Proteins found in one Oncorhynchus mykiss isolate Arlee chromosome 3, USDA_OmykA_1.1, whole genome shotgun sequence genomic segment:
- the LOC110519929 gene encoding potassium-transporting ATPase alpha chain 1 translates to MSKGDSYDMFEMNGEVDVKMKKKKKIKKKDRLEGMKKEMDIDDHEITIEELEMRYTTSVSKGLTSSKAAEVLERDGPNELLPPKGTPEYVKFARQLAGGLQCLMWVAAVICFIAFGIEFSRGTLGCFDDLYLAITLITVVVVTGCFGYYQEFKSTNIIASFKNLVPQQALVIRDGQKNQINAMDLVVGDLVEIKGGDRVPADIRIIFAQGCKVDNSSLTGESEPQSKTPECTHENPLETKNIAFFSTTCLEGVATGTVINTGDRTIIGRIASLASGVGNEKTPIAIEIEHFVDIIAGLAIFFGFTFFVVAMFIGYAFLEAMIFFMAIVVAYVPEGLLATVTVCLSLTAKRLARKNCVVKNLEAVETLGSTSVICSDKTGTLTQNRMTVAHLWFDNVIHAADTTEDQSGQSFDQSSETWRSLARVAGLCNRAIFKPNQESLPIPRRIVVGDASETALLKFTELAIGNMMEYRERFKKVVEVPFNSTNKFQLSVHELEDPMDLRYLLVMKGAPERILERCSTILIKGQEMPLEEQWREAFQTAYMDLGSLGERVLGFCHIYLNENEFPRGYKFDSDEMNFTTSGLCFAGLISMIDPPRATVPDAVMKCRTAGIRVVMVTGDHPITARAIAANVGIITEGSETVEDIATRKRIPVEQVNRRDARACVISGGQLKDMSSEELDEALRSHPEMVFARTSPQPPSSPPLIIVESCQRLGSIVAVTGDGVNDSPALKKADIGIAMGIAGSDAAKNAADMILLDDNFASIVTGVEQGRLIFDNLKKSIAYTLTKNIPELTPYLIYITVSVPLPLGCITILMIELATDIFPSVSLAYEKAESDIMHLKPRNPRKDRLVNESLAAYSYFQIGAIQSFAGFTDYFTAMAQEGWYPLLCVGLRSHWENVHLQDLQDSYGQEWTYAQRLYQQYTCYTVFFISIEICQIADVLIRKTRRLSIFQQGFFRNKVLVSAIVFQLLLGNLLCYCPGMPNIFNFMPIRGQWWFVPIPYGILIFVYDEIRKLGVRRHPGSWWDQELYY, encoded by the exons ATGAGTAAAGGG GACTCTTACGACATGTTTGAGATGAATGGAGAGGTGGACGTCAAgatgaagaaaaagaagaagataaAGAAAAAGGATAGGCTAGAGGGCATGAAGAAGGAGATGGACATT GATGACCACGAGATCACAATAGAAGAGCTAGAGATGAGGTATACCACCAGTGTAAGCAAG GGCCTGACCTCCAGCAAAGCTGCGGAGGTTCTGGAGCGGGATGGCCCCAATGAACTGCTGCCCCCCAAAGGGACCCCAGAGTACGTCAAGTTTGCCCGCCAGCTGGCCGGAGGGCTGCAGTGTCTGATGTGGGTGGCAGCCGTGATCTGCTTCATTGCTTTCGGCATCGAGTTCTCCAGGGGAACCCTCGGCTGCTTTGACGAT CTGTACCTCGCCATCACTCTGATCACTGTTGTTGTGGTGACTGGCTGTTTCGGTTACTACCAAGAGTTTAAGAGCACCAACATCATCGCCAGCTTCAAAAATCTAGTGCCACAG CAAGCCCTGGTGATCCGTGACGGGCAGAAGAACCAGATCAATGCCATGGACCTGGTGGTGGGAGACCTGGTGGAGATCAAGGGTGGTGACCGCGTGCCTGCTGACATCCGCATCATCTTTGCCCAGGGCTGTAAG GTGGATAACTCATCCCTGACAGGAGAGTCAGAGCCCCAGAGCAAAACCCCGGAGTGTACCCACGAGAACCCCCTAGAGACCAAGAACATTGCCTTCTTCTCTACCACCTGCCTGGAAG GAGTGGCCACAGGAACGGTCATCAACACGGGTGACCGCACCATCATTGGCCGCATTGCCAGCTTAGCGTCAGGCGTAGGCAATGAGAAGACGCCAATTGCCATAGAGATTGAGCACTTTGTTGACATCATTGCTGGGCTGGCCATCTTCTTTGGCTTCACCTTCTTCGTGGTGGCCATGTTTATCGGCTATGCCTTCCTGGAGGCTATGATCTTCTTCATGGCCATCGTGGTGGCCTATGTACCTGAGGGGCTGCTGGCTACTGTCACT gtgTGTCTGTCGCTGACGGCCAAGCGTCTGGCCAGAAAGAACTGTGTGGTGAAGAACCTGGAGGCTGTGGAGACACTGGGCTCCACCTCGGTCATCTGCTCTGACAAGACGGGCACTCTGACGCAGAACAGGATGACCGTGGCCCACCTGTGGTTCGACAATGTGATCCATGCCGCAGACACCACAGAGGACCAATCAGGTCAGAGCTTTGACCAATCATCCGAGACATGGCGATCGTTGGCAAGAGTGGCAGGACTCTGTAACCGGGCCATCTTCAAACCCAACCAGGAGTCTCTGCCGATACCTAGG AGAATAGTGGTGGGCGACGCCTCAGAGACGGCTCTGCTGAAGTTCACTGAGCTGGCCATAGGGAATATGATGGAATACAGGGAGCGATTCAAAAAAGTTGTTGAAGTACCATTCAACTCCACCAACAAGTTCCAG CTGTCAGTGCATGAGTTGGAGGACCCCATGGACTTGCGCTACCTGCTGGTGATGAAGGGGGCGCCAGAGAGGATCTTGGAGCGCTGTTCCACCATCCTGATCAAGGGCCAGGAGATGCCTCTGGAGGAACAGTGGAGAGAGGCCTTCCAGACCGCATACATGGACTTGGGGAGCCTGGGGGAGAGAGTGCTGG GTTTCTGTCACATCTATCTAAATGAGAATGAGTTCCCTCGTGGTTACAAGTTTGACTCTGATGAGATGAACTTCACCACGTCTGGTTTGTGTTTCGCTGGACTCATCTCCATGATCGACCCGCCCCGTGCCACTGTGCCTGACGCTGTCATGAAGTGCCGCACAGCTGGAATAAGG GTAGTCATGGTGACGGGTGACCACCCGATCACGGCCAGAGCCATCGCTGCCAACGTTGGCATCATCACAGAGGGCAGTGAGACAGTAGAGGACATTGCTACCAGGAAACGCATTCCAGTGGAGCAGGTCAACAGGAG GGATGCCCGTGCCTGTGTGATCAGTGGTGGTCAGCTGAAGGACATGAGCAGTGAAGAGCTGGACGAAGCGTTGAGGAGTCACCCTGAAATGGTGTTCGCCCGCACCTCCCCCCAGCCCCCCAGCTCCCCCCCACTCATCATCGTGGAGAGCTGTCAGCGCCtg GGCTCCATTGTGGCTGTGACAGGCGATGGGGTGAACGACTCCCCTGCGTTGAAAAAGGCAGACATCGGTATTGCCATGGGCATAGCTGGCTCCGATGCAGCTAAGAATGCAGCTGACATGATTCTGCTGGATGACAACTTTGCCTCCATCGTCACAGGGGTGGAGCAGG GTCGTCTGATCTTTGACAACCTGAAGAAATCCATTGCGTACACACTGACCAAGAACATTCCGGAGCTCACACCCTACCTCATCTACATCACTGTCAGTGTTCCTCTGCCATTGGGCTGCATCACCATCCTCATGATTGAGCTGGCCACTGACATT TTTCCCTCTGTGTCTCTGGCCTATGAGAAGGCAGAGAGTGATATTATGCATCTGAAACCCAGGAACCCGCGTAAGGATAGGTTGGTGAACGAATCTCTGGCTGCCTACTCCTACTTCCAGATTG GAGCGATCCAGTCTTTCGCTGGTTTCACAGACTACTTTACAGCGATGGCCCAGGAAGGCTGGTATCCTCTGCTGTGTGTGGGGCTCAGGTCCCACTGGGAGAACGTCCATCTGCAGGACCTGCAGGACAGCTATGGCCaggagtgg ACATACGCCCAGCGTCTGTATCAGCAGTACACTTGCTACACTGTCTTCTTCATCAGTATCGAGATCTGCCAGATCGCTGACGTGTTGATCAGGAAAACCCGCCGTCTGTCCATCTTCCAGCAGGGCTTCTTTAG GAACAAGGTGCTAGTGAGTGCCATCGTCTTCCAGCTGTTACTGGGTAACCTGCTGTGCTACTGCCCAGGGATGCCAAACATTTTCAACTTCATGCCCATTAG GGGCCAATGGTGGTTTGTTCCAATCCCATACGGAATTCTAATCTTTGTCTATGACGAGATCAGAAAGCTGGGGGTCAGAAGACATCCAGGAA GTTGGTGGGACCAGGAGCTGTATTATTGA